From the Sphingomonas phyllosphaerae 5.2 genome, one window contains:
- the dapA gene encoding 4-hydroxy-tetrahydrodipicolinate synthase, whose translation MFSGSIPALVTPFDAQGHFVEPAYRDLIEWQIAEGSSALVPCGTTGEAATLTKEEQFAIVRVCVDQARGRVPVIAGAGSNDTRVAAANLHAAREAGADAALMVPPYYNRPSQEGIYRHFAALADAAPLPIVLYNVPARTVTDIQPETLIRIVADFPKVFVAVKDASGVLTRVTQHRTALGAEFCQLSGNDDLGLAYNAHGGVGCISVTANVAPRLCADFQAACASGDYATARDLHDRLFALHTSLFTDASPGPVKYAMTRVRAGFPDGLRLPMTWPSATSRAAVDAGLERAGL comes from the coding sequence ATGTTCTCAGGTTCCATCCCGGCGCTGGTCACGCCGTTCGACGCGCAGGGCCATTTCGTGGAGCCCGCTTACCGTGACCTGATCGAATGGCAGATCGCGGAGGGTTCGTCCGCATTGGTCCCGTGCGGCACCACGGGCGAGGCGGCGACGCTGACCAAGGAAGAGCAGTTCGCGATCGTCCGCGTCTGCGTCGATCAGGCGCGCGGTCGCGTGCCGGTGATCGCGGGCGCGGGCTCGAACGACACGCGCGTGGCGGCCGCGAACCTGCACGCCGCACGGGAGGCCGGCGCGGATGCCGCGCTGATGGTGCCGCCTTACTACAACCGGCCGTCGCAGGAGGGCATCTATCGCCACTTCGCCGCGCTGGCCGACGCCGCGCCGCTGCCGATCGTGCTCTACAACGTGCCCGCGCGCACCGTGACGGATATCCAGCCCGAGACGCTGATCCGCATCGTCGCCGATTTCCCGAAGGTGTTCGTGGCGGTGAAGGACGCGTCCGGCGTGCTCACCCGCGTCACCCAGCATCGCACCGCGCTGGGTGCGGAGTTCTGCCAATTGTCGGGCAACGACGATCTCGGGCTGGCCTATAACGCGCATGGCGGGGTGGGCTGCATCTCGGTCACCGCGAACGTCGCGCCGCGGCTCTGCGCCGATTTCCAGGCGGCGTGCGCATCCGGGGATTACGCGACGGCACGCGACCTCCACGACCGGCTGTTCGCGCTTCATACATCGCTGTTCACCGACGCGTCGCCCGGTCCCGTGAAATACGCGATGACCAGGGTGCGCGCCGGGTTCCCCGACGGCTTGCGCCTGCCGATGACCTGGCCGTCCGCGACCAGCCGGGCCGCGGTGGACGCGGGCCTGGAACGCGCTGGCCTTTGA
- the greB gene encoding transcription elongation factor GreB, with product MNDRPNHITPAGYAALRREYEQLFATERPALVETISWAAGNGDRSENGDYIYGRKRLREIDRRLGWLSKRMKAAKVVDPAQQQDRTRVWFGATVTIADEDDHERVLTLVGDDETDAGAGRVGWNAPIARALRGATVGDMRRVTLPAGEREYEIVAIGYPQAG from the coding sequence ATGAACGATCGCCCTAACCACATCACCCCCGCCGGCTATGCCGCGCTGCGCCGCGAATATGAGCAGTTGTTCGCGACCGAACGCCCGGCGCTGGTCGAAACGATCTCGTGGGCGGCGGGTAATGGCGATCGATCCGAGAACGGCGATTACATCTACGGGCGCAAGCGGCTGCGCGAGATCGACCGACGGCTCGGGTGGCTGTCGAAGCGGATGAAGGCGGCGAAGGTGGTCGATCCCGCGCAGCAGCAGGACCGTACGCGCGTGTGGTTCGGCGCGACCGTGACGATCGCCGACGAAGACGATCACGAGCGCGTACTGACGCTGGTCGGCGACGACGAGACCGACGCCGGTGCGGGGCGCGTCGGGTGGAACGCACCGATCGCACGTGCGCTGCGCGGCGCGACGGTCGGGGACATGCGCCGCGTCACGCTGCCGGCGGGCGAGCGCGAATATGAGATCGTCGCGATCGGATATCCGCAGGCCGGCTGA
- a CDS encoding lytic transglycosylase domain-containing protein produces MILFVAVAGTLAVAAGQYGAVPATQAPAPVASAPLPGMAQPLAQWKALQQTDALPFDSYFSFISAHPGWPGEAAFRRTLERKASTDPNTPMASVAAFCRRWKPLTAAGWVACARAYQASGATMDAQVAARTGWRLGNLSAQDESTMLAQFASALSPADHDKRVDALLWQGATGAAMRMLPYTSPAQRPLFTARLAVRSEAENASALSASYDAIGARDPGYIADKATWLRNSGASPSARTWLARTRSGMTLPGNVEKFYEALLVNARGAAADGQWQTAYDIARQIDDAYPVGTDVSTKPYGERDDYTSLAWLAGQAAMKLGRPADARAMFERYGRGSQSPQTRAKGFYWAARAAEQARQPDAAALFERTAGYRDQYYGQLAIEHLRRPLTAPPAPPAPVIAAAYRAAFYARETVRAAQFLGQINQYQDQTSFVKQIASDATTDSDHYLADELSRALRRPDLGVLVGRSAMQNGLTEYSANGFPTVAVPTGYESQWPLIHAVARQESQFDRAARSPVGASGLMQLMPGTAREQAGKLGLDYDPVRLTSDTSYNIQLGSSYFQRIFGLYGSYPLAIAAYNAGPGNVNKWLRAYGDPRTGAVDAVDWVEAIPFGETRNYVQRVLENAVVYDLMNPARAKSRGPNNLSWYLGRSRGG; encoded by the coding sequence TTGATCCTTTTCGTTGCAGTAGCAGGAACCCTGGCGGTGGCCGCCGGGCAATATGGCGCGGTGCCCGCCACGCAGGCGCCCGCCCCGGTGGCGAGCGCGCCGTTGCCGGGCATGGCGCAGCCGTTGGCGCAGTGGAAGGCATTGCAACAGACCGACGCCCTGCCGTTCGACAGCTATTTCTCGTTCATCAGCGCGCATCCCGGCTGGCCCGGCGAGGCCGCCTTCCGTCGCACGCTGGAACGCAAGGCATCGACCGATCCGAACACGCCGATGGCGAGCGTCGCGGCGTTCTGTCGCCGCTGGAAGCCGCTGACCGCCGCGGGGTGGGTCGCCTGCGCGCGCGCCTATCAGGCGAGCGGCGCGACGATGGACGCGCAGGTGGCGGCGCGGACCGGCTGGCGGCTGGGCAATCTGTCGGCGCAGGACGAATCGACGATGCTGGCGCAATTCGCCAGTGCGCTGTCGCCTGCCGACCACGACAAGCGCGTCGACGCGCTGTTGTGGCAGGGCGCGACCGGCGCGGCGATGCGGATGCTGCCCTATACCAGCCCCGCGCAGCGCCCGCTGTTCACCGCGCGGCTGGCGGTCCGCAGCGAGGCGGAGAACGCCTCGGCGCTCTCCGCCAGCTATGACGCGATCGGCGCACGCGATCCCGGCTACATCGCCGACAAGGCGACGTGGCTGCGCAACTCGGGGGCGAGCCCGAGTGCGCGGACGTGGCTGGCGCGCACCCGCAGCGGCATGACGCTGCCCGGCAACGTCGAGAAGTTCTACGAGGCGCTGCTGGTCAACGCGCGCGGCGCGGCCGCGGACGGACAGTGGCAGACCGCGTACGACATCGCGCGGCAGATCGACGATGCCTATCCGGTCGGCACCGACGTCTCGACCAAGCCCTATGGCGAGCGCGACGATTATACCTCGCTGGCGTGGCTGGCGGGACAAGCGGCGATGAAGCTGGGGCGGCCAGCGGACGCACGCGCGATGTTCGAACGTTACGGCCGCGGCAGCCAGTCACCGCAGACGCGTGCGAAGGGCTTCTACTGGGCGGCACGCGCAGCGGAACAGGCGCGCCAGCCGGACGCGGCCGCGCTGTTCGAGCGGACCGCGGGGTATCGCGACCAATATTACGGGCAGCTGGCGATCGAGCATCTTCGCCGCCCGCTGACGGCCCCGCCCGCCCCGCCGGCGCCGGTGATCGCCGCGGCGTATCGCGCCGCTTTCTATGCGCGCGAGACGGTGCGCGCGGCGCAATTCCTGGGGCAGATCAACCAATATCAGGACCAGACGTCGTTCGTTAAGCAGATCGCGTCCGACGCCACGACCGATAGCGACCATTATCTCGCCGACGAGCTGTCGCGCGCGCTGCGCCGCCCCGACCTGGGTGTGCTGGTCGGGCGGAGCGCGATGCAGAACGGCCTGACCGAATATAGCGCCAACGGCTTCCCGACGGTGGCGGTGCCGACCGGTTACGAATCGCAATGGCCGCTGATCCATGCCGTCGCGCGGCAGGAGAGCCAGTTCGACCGCGCCGCGCGCAGCCCGGTCGGCGCGAGCGGGCTGATGCAGTTGATGCCCGGCACCGCACGCGAGCAGGCGGGCAAGCTGGGGCTCGACTATGATCCGGTCCGGCTGACCAGCGACACGAGCTACAACATCCAGCTGGGATCGAGCTATTTCCAGCGGATCTTCGGCCTCTACGGCAGCTATCCGCTCGCCATCGCAGCGTATAATGCCGGGCCGGGCAACGTGAACAAGTGGCTGCGCGCCTATGGCGATCCGCGGACCGGCGCCGTGGACGCGGTCGACTGGGTCGAGGCGATCCCGTTTGGCGAGACGCGCAACTATGTGCAGCGCGTGCTGGAAAATGCGGTCGTCTACGACCTGATGAACCCGGCACGGGCGAAGAGCCGCGGCCCGAACAACCTGAGCTGGTATCTCGGGCGATCGCGCGGCGGATGA
- a CDS encoding DUF2062 domain-containing protein translates to MWERLAAWSRRNLPTRESMAKSRVLRPVAHRVLAPELWRFTRRSVPRGVALGMFTGILIPMGQIPASAVLALPCRANVPAAALTTFFTNPLTTPLLFVLYYKVGGWLLHLDHSVPGQPLGDAVQATPGWIEWLVQDVGPATAVGMVVCSLIGAVLGYGLAALLWRLWIARKWRHRHQGN, encoded by the coding sequence ATGTGGGAACGTCTGGCGGCGTGGAGCCGCCGCAATCTGCCGACGCGCGAGTCGATGGCGAAGAGCCGCGTGCTGCGCCCCGTCGCGCATCGCGTGCTCGCCCCCGAATTGTGGCGCTTCACGCGTCGCTCGGTGCCGCGCGGCGTCGCGCTGGGCATGTTTACCGGCATCCTGATTCCGATGGGGCAGATTCCCGCATCGGCGGTGCTGGCGCTGCCGTGTCGCGCCAACGTGCCGGCGGCGGCGCTGACCACCTTCTTCACCAACCCGCTCACCACGCCGCTGCTGTTCGTCCTTTACTACAAGGTCGGCGGCTGGTTGCTCCACCTCGACCATTCGGTGCCCGGCCAGCCGCTCGGCGATGCGGTGCAGGCGACGCCGGGCTGGATCGAATGGCTGGTGCAGGACGTCGGCCCGGCGACCGCCGTCGGGATGGTGGTCTGCTCGCTGATCGGCGCGGTGCTCGGCTATGGGCTCGCGGCGCTGCTGTGGCGGCTGTGGATCGCGCGCAAGTGGCGGCATCGTCACCAGGGTAACTAG
- a CDS encoding NYN domain-containing protein — MAADDNPARNIALLIDADNASWQALDPVLTALAEFGRVNVRRVYGNWSKEGLKGWRDMSVMHGIEPQQQFDLTRGKNATDMKMTIDAMDLLHRGRIDAFGIMSSDSDFMPLATRIRQDGLDVYGFGNSNTPAGFRNACTRFIDVNALLETTKPKRARRVEVPINESVPPAIGAAPAAAPTATTKVDDPELLHLLHDAYDSLKPDAKGFVGLSALGQRAANRSSFDVRNYGFKRLSDLVAAIPSIDVDRRDSRVFVRWKD, encoded by the coding sequence ATGGCCGCCGACGACAACCCCGCCCGCAACATCGCCCTGCTGATCGACGCCGACAATGCGTCGTGGCAGGCGCTGGACCCCGTTCTGACCGCGCTGGCGGAGTTTGGGCGCGTCAACGTCCGGCGCGTCTACGGCAATTGGTCGAAGGAAGGGCTGAAAGGCTGGCGCGACATGAGCGTGATGCACGGCATCGAGCCGCAGCAGCAGTTCGACCTGACGCGCGGGAAGAACGCCACCGACATGAAGATGACGATCGACGCCATGGACCTGCTTCATCGCGGGCGCATCGACGCATTCGGGATCATGTCGTCGGACAGCGACTTCATGCCGCTGGCCACGCGCATCCGGCAGGACGGCCTCGACGTCTACGGCTTCGGAAACAGCAACACGCCGGCAGGCTTCCGCAACGCCTGCACGCGTTTCATCGACGTCAACGCGCTGCTCGAGACGACCAAGCCGAAGCGCGCGCGGCGTGTCGAGGTCCCGATCAACGAATCGGTCCCGCCCGCGATCGGCGCTGCGCCGGCAGCCGCGCCGACCGCGACCACGAAGGTGGATGACCCCGAACTGCTTCATCTGCTCCACGATGCGTATGATTCGCTCAAGCCGGACGCGAAGGGCTTCGTCGGATTGTCCGCATTGGGGCAGCGCGCCGCGAACCGTTCGAGCTTCGACGTGCGCAATTATGGTTTCAAGCGGTTGTCCGACCTGGTCGCCGCCATCCCCTCGATCGACGTCGACCGCCGCGACAGCCGCGTCTTCGTGCGCTGGAAGGACTGA
- the smpB gene encoding SsrA-binding protein SmpB: MSRPKPATFDKKKIVAENRRARFDYAVDTTYEAGIVLTGTEVKSLRFGEGSIAESYAEVKGEEVWLVNSNIPEFSHGNRFNHEPKRPRKLLLHVREINKLHGAVAREGMTLVPLTVYFNGQGRAKVELALAKGRKAHDKREHLKERDWKREAGRIMRDHG, from the coding sequence ATGTCGCGTCCCAAACCCGCCACCTTCGACAAGAAGAAGATCGTCGCCGAGAATCGCCGCGCCCGTTTCGATTATGCGGTCGACACCACCTATGAGGCGGGGATCGTCCTGACCGGCACCGAGGTGAAGTCGCTGCGCTTCGGGGAGGGCTCGATCGCGGAGAGCTATGCCGAGGTGAAGGGCGAGGAGGTGTGGCTGGTCAATTCGAACATCCCCGAATTCAGCCACGGTAACCGCTTCAACCACGAACCGAAGCGCCCGCGTAAACTGCTGCTTCACGTGCGTGAGATAAACAAGCTGCACGGCGCGGTCGCGCGGGAGGGCATGACGCTGGTCCCGCTGACCGTCTATTTCAACGGGCAGGGGCGCGCGAAGGTGGAACTGGCACTCGCCAAGGGGCGCAAGGCGCACGACAAGCGCGAGCACCTGAAGGAGCGCGACTGGAAGCGCGAGGCCGGTCGCATCATGCGCGACCACGGCTGA
- a CDS encoding response regulator yields MRLASIAGKRRWWSGGIGALLIAIAAGVLAAALILWLVHDLRVAGGFTATAIVLAGVGIALLHARRGPGDAVSVSYDWELMRVMAEASSDGIAITDRGGRLVCANDRYEHLFAGFPTPPSLPLAGDGASELEVAGRVAWRDGRASVTLKGAVGAIDATITRAGQQQDVLVWRFAGRTVSPGLPARLMDSLDGLLGAQLGAAGVMAALITAEGYVIAANPVLRTRAAPSGDVSILGEDLARFLVEDQGGTVRFVSEGVTANPLRLVQIPLAEDADAPILVALIDSEPGLGGSGDGIEALLMLMPFGVALVDREGRFLQMNSAFARAADVDAAAPPIYPGDLVVREDKSAVADAIRRFASTASRSTDLAVRLKDHPDEPVALSIAAARGLGDAAVLLSLKDNGEENRLKREVAQATKMQAVGQLAGGVAHDFNNILTAIIGHCDLMLMRHSPGDSDYDDIQQIRANSNRAASLTRQLLAFSRQQTLRPQVLQLPDVVSEVSNLLRRLMGETVTMEVKHGRDLGPVRADPGQLEQVVVNLAVNARDAMLSTGSSGKLTIQTRSVPIAEIRRRGSDIVPLGDYTALEISDTGTGIPADVLPKIFEPFFTTKEVGKGTGLGLSTVYGIVKQSGGFIFADSRPGQGATFTIYLPVHTAGVPDAVTVAAQAKQAARHRSGDLWGTGTILLVEDEDMVRAVAERALARQGYTVLAAENGEAAMELMQGVDRPTLVISDVMMPLMDGPTLARQLRKIHPNIPILFMSGYAEEQLRRSIDLDNVAFLPKPFSVQQLAEATRDVLIAEEATKTGA; encoded by the coding sequence ATGCGGCTGGCGTCGATCGCGGGCAAGCGCCGGTGGTGGAGCGGCGGCATCGGTGCGCTGCTGATCGCCATCGCCGCCGGCGTGCTCGCGGCGGCGCTGATCCTGTGGCTGGTCCACGACTTGCGCGTCGCGGGCGGCTTCACGGCCACCGCGATCGTGCTGGCCGGGGTCGGCATTGCGTTGCTCCACGCCCGTCGCGGTCCCGGCGATGCGGTGTCGGTCAGCTACGACTGGGAATTGATGCGGGTGATGGCGGAGGCCAGCTCCGACGGGATCGCGATCACCGATCGTGGCGGGCGGCTGGTGTGCGCCAACGACCGTTACGAACATCTGTTCGCCGGCTTCCCGACGCCGCCGTCGCTGCCGCTGGCGGGTGACGGTGCCAGCGAGCTGGAGGTCGCCGGCCGCGTCGCGTGGCGCGACGGGCGTGCGAGCGTCACGTTGAAGGGGGCCGTCGGCGCGATCGATGCGACGATCACGCGCGCCGGTCAGCAGCAGGACGTGCTGGTGTGGCGCTTTGCCGGGCGCACCGTCTCGCCGGGCCTGCCCGCGCGACTGATGGACTCGCTCGACGGGCTGCTCGGGGCGCAACTCGGTGCGGCCGGGGTGATGGCGGCGCTGATCACCGCCGAGGGCTATGTGATCGCCGCCAATCCGGTGCTGCGCACGCGCGCCGCGCCGTCCGGAGACGTGTCGATCCTGGGTGAGGACCTCGCGCGCTTCCTGGTCGAGGATCAGGGCGGCACCGTCCGGTTCGTGTCGGAGGGCGTGACGGCGAACCCGCTGCGACTGGTGCAGATCCCGCTTGCCGAAGATGCCGACGCGCCGATCCTGGTCGCGCTGATCGACAGCGAGCCCGGGCTGGGCGGTTCCGGCGACGGGATCGAGGCGCTGTTGATGCTGATGCCGTTCGGTGTCGCGCTCGTCGATCGCGAGGGGCGCTTCCTGCAGATGAACAGCGCGTTCGCGCGCGCGGCGGACGTCGATGCCGCCGCGCCGCCGATCTACCCCGGCGACCTCGTGGTGCGAGAGGACAAGAGCGCGGTCGCGGATGCGATCCGCCGCTTCGCCAGCACCGCGTCGCGCTCGACCGACCTCGCGGTCCGGCTAAAGGACCATCCCGACGAGCCGGTCGCACTGTCGATCGCTGCCGCGCGCGGGCTCGGCGATGCTGCGGTGCTGCTCAGCCTCAAGGACAATGGCGAGGAGAATCGCCTGAAGCGCGAGGTGGCGCAGGCGACAAAGATGCAGGCGGTCGGCCAGCTCGCCGGCGGTGTCGCGCACGATTTCAACAACATCCTTACTGCGATCATCGGGCATTGCGATCTGATGCTGATGCGTCATTCGCCCGGCGACAGCGACTATGACGATATCCAGCAGATCCGCGCCAATTCAAACCGCGCCGCCAGCCTGACGCGGCAGCTGCTCGCCTTCTCGCGCCAGCAGACGCTGCGCCCGCAGGTGCTGCAACTCCCCGACGTCGTCTCCGAAGTCTCCAACCTGCTGCGCCGCCTGATGGGCGAGACGGTGACCATGGAGGTCAAGCACGGTCGCGATCTCGGCCCGGTCCGTGCCGATCCGGGGCAGCTGGAGCAGGTGGTGGTCAACCTCGCGGTCAACGCCCGCGATGCGATGCTCAGCACGGGTTCCAGCGGCAAGCTGACGATCCAGACCCGCTCGGTCCCGATCGCCGAGATCCGCCGCCGTGGCAGCGATATCGTCCCGCTCGGCGATTATACCGCGCTGGAGATTTCGGACACCGGCACCGGCATTCCCGCCGACGTCCTGCCGAAGATCTTCGAGCCGTTCTTCACCACCAAGGAAGTCGGCAAGGGCACCGGCCTCGGGCTGTCGACCGTGTACGGCATCGTCAAGCAATCCGGCGGGTTCATCTTCGCCGATTCGCGGCCCGGGCAAGGGGCGACCTTCACCATCTACCTGCCGGTCCACACCGCCGGCGTGCCCGATGCGGTCACCGTCGCCGCGCAGGCCAAACAGGCTGCGCGCCATCGGTCGGGCGATCTGTGGGGTACCGGCACGATCCTGCTCGTCGAGGACGAGGACATGGTGCGCGCGGTCGCCGAACGCGCGCTGGCGCGACAGGGCTATACCGTTCTCGCCGCCGAAAACGGCGAGGCGGCGATGGAGCTGATGCAGGGCGTCGACCGTCCGACGCTCGTCATCTCCGACGTGATGATGCCGTTGATGGACGGGCCGACGCTCGCGCGGCAGTTGCGCAAGATCCACCCCAATATCCCGATCCTGTTCATGTCGGGCTATGCCGAGGAGCAGCTGCGGCGCTCGATCGACCTCGACAATGTCGCGTTCCTGCCCAAGCCGTTTTCGGTCCAGCAGCTCGCCGAGGCGACGCGCGACGTGCTGATCGCGGAGGAAGCGACGAAGACCGGAGCCTGA
- a CDS encoding M13 family metallopeptidase, producing MRLSTVTLTSLIALLPAALLAQSIPPSPPTAAPAAPPASDRPTYGTFGFDAAGMDRSVKPGDDFYAYANGTWAKNTAIPSDESNYGAFNVLQDLSRERTRGILDAAKSGGNSKIGRAYAAFLDTAAIEKAGLAPIQPWLARIRKVDMAGYPALLAEADRNGVDIPFGFYVGQDDKNPDVYAVNLMQGGLGMPDLDYYLSTDAKLIQTKAAYQAHLAKLLTLAGEKDGEARAAAVVAFETGLARAHWTRIDSRDADKTYNKMTLAQLRQSAPGFDFAAFLNAEKASAPSLIVAQPTAIAGTAKLIAATPIGVLRDQLMLRSLDGFAAVLPQAIDAESFAFNGTVLSGTPQQQERWKRAVGFTSSALTDEVSKVYVARYFPPETKAAADTMVKNVLAALGQRIQKLDWMAPATKQKALAKLAAFEPRIGYPDRWRDYAALDVRSGDAFGNMLRANQWRHDFEVTKLGKPIYRWEWGMAPMTVNAQANFGLVAITFPAAILQPPFFDPKADPAVNYGGIGAVIGHEISHHFDDQGAKYDARGRLTQWWTDGDVQKFKALSERLARQYDAYEPLPGMHVKGELTLGENSADLAGLAAAHDAWLATLGGKPAPVIDGFSGDQRFYLGWAQVWRRNYREANLRQRLLTDPHAPSEQRSDIVRNMDPWYTAYKPQPGEKLYLAPDARVRIW from the coding sequence ATGCGTCTGTCCACCGTCACGTTGACCTCGTTGATCGCGCTGCTGCCCGCGGCGCTCCTCGCACAATCCATCCCGCCATCACCCCCGACCGCGGCACCGGCTGCTCCCCCGGCAAGCGATCGCCCGACCTACGGGACGTTCGGCTTCGACGCCGCGGGCATGGACCGGAGCGTCAAGCCAGGCGACGATTTCTACGCCTATGCCAATGGAACTTGGGCGAAGAACACCGCGATCCCCTCCGACGAGTCGAACTATGGCGCGTTCAACGTGCTGCAGGATTTGTCGCGGGAGCGCACGCGCGGCATCCTCGACGCGGCGAAGAGTGGCGGCAATTCCAAGATCGGTCGCGCCTATGCCGCCTTCCTCGATACCGCCGCGATCGAGAAGGCGGGGCTCGCACCGATCCAGCCGTGGCTGGCCAGGATCCGCAAGGTCGACATGGCCGGCTATCCCGCGCTGCTCGCCGAGGCCGACCGCAACGGCGTGGACATCCCCTTCGGCTTCTATGTCGGGCAGGATGACAAGAACCCGGACGTCTATGCCGTCAACCTGATGCAGGGCGGCCTGGGGATGCCCGACCTCGACTATTACCTGTCGACCGATGCCAAGCTGATCCAGACCAAGGCGGCGTATCAGGCGCACCTCGCGAAATTGCTGACGCTCGCCGGCGAGAAGGATGGCGAGGCACGCGCCGCCGCAGTGGTCGCGTTCGAGACCGGACTGGCCCGCGCGCACTGGACGCGTATCGACAGCCGCGACGCGGACAAGACCTATAACAAGATGACGCTCGCGCAATTGCGGCAGAGCGCGCCCGGCTTCGACTTTGCGGCCTTCCTGAACGCCGAGAAGGCGAGCGCACCGTCGCTGATCGTCGCACAGCCGACCGCGATTGCCGGCACGGCGAAGCTGATCGCCGCGACGCCGATCGGCGTGTTGCGCGATCAGTTGATGCTGCGCAGCCTCGATGGCTTCGCCGCCGTGCTGCCGCAGGCGATCGACGCGGAAAGCTTCGCGTTCAACGGCACCGTGCTGAGCGGCACCCCGCAGCAGCAGGAGCGCTGGAAGCGTGCGGTCGGCTTTACCTCGTCGGCGCTGACCGACGAGGTCAGCAAGGTCTATGTCGCACGCTACTTCCCGCCGGAGACCAAGGCGGCGGCGGACACGATGGTCAAGAACGTGCTCGCCGCGCTCGGGCAGCGCATCCAGAAGCTCGACTGGATGGCACCCGCGACCAAGCAGAAGGCGCTCGCCAAGCTTGCCGCCTTCGAACCGCGGATCGGCTATCCCGATCGGTGGCGCGACTATGCCGCGCTCGACGTGCGCAGCGGCGACGCGTTCGGCAACATGCTGCGCGCCAACCAATGGCGACACGACTTCGAGGTGACGAAGCTCGGCAAGCCGATCTACCGCTGGGAATGGGGCATGGCCCCGATGACGGTGAATGCGCAGGCCAATTTCGGGTTGGTCGCGATCACCTTCCCGGCCGCGATCCTCCAGCCGCCGTTCTTCGATCCCAAGGCCGATCCAGCGGTCAATTACGGCGGGATCGGTGCGGTGATCGGGCACGAGATCAGCCACCATTTCGACGATCAGGGCGCCAAGTACGACGCCAGGGGCCGGCTGACGCAATGGTGGACCGATGGCGACGTCCAGAAGTTCAAGGCGCTCAGCGAGCGGTTGGCCAGGCAGTACGACGCCTACGAACCGCTCCCGGGAATGCACGTGAAGGGTGAGCTGACGCTCGGCGAGAATTCGGCCGATCTCGCCGGGCTGGCTGCCGCGCACGATGCGTGGCTGGCGACCCTGGGCGGGAAGCCCGCCCCGGTGATCGACGGCTTCAGCGGCGATCAGCGTTTCTACCTCGGCTGGGCGCAGGTGTGGCGTCGGAACTACCGCGAGGCGAATCTGCGCCAGCGTTTGCTGACCGATCCGCATGCCCCGTCCGAGCAGCGCAGCGACATCGTCCGCAACATGGACCCATGGTATACGGCCTATAAGCCGCAGCCGGGCGAGAAGCTGTATCTGGCGCCCGACGCGCGCGTGCGGATCTGGTGA